In Burkholderia sp. WP9, a genomic segment contains:
- the gspL gene encoding type II secretion system protein GspL — MSTLIVLLPPRDPAVPSQEWQLPELPFVLLDKSGRTQRAGRSALALLPRATTTVLMVAARDLLMMPATLPPLRGPRLRQALPNIVEDQLIQDPQTCHIAVDPKPLAGGRQLLAIIDRGWFRFVCESFANAGHRSLRAVPVTRCLPQAAALDLNAPAEVAEMVNAGEPAMAGSASVATSLPGVAPVVAPGVASVVPMVAAVLGAVVQTAPALLLEGAVESAASNSVPRVELAIARGVQGEGLAVPANAVNATLGALAGAAPVSLYMLTELPGNEPSLATNSPARLAAYIHGASPLPFEQLARRALECRFDLCQFEFASQPWRLDRATLRRLRLPVLLAVGALVIAIVGANVQWLMLARQRDAINTQMTELLLTTFPKTTVVLDAPDQMARQLQQLRIAAGELSPDDFLVLADGLARSLAPVPVNGIAALDYHDRRLDVTFKPEVKLDPDFAKRLGRNGLSGAIDSNTGKWTIRNGQ, encoded by the coding sequence TTGAGCACGCTGATCGTTCTATTGCCGCCGCGTGATCCGGCGGTGCCGTCGCAGGAATGGCAACTGCCGGAGTTGCCGTTCGTGCTGCTCGACAAGTCGGGGCGCACCCAGCGTGCCGGCCGTTCGGCGCTCGCGCTGCTGCCGCGCGCCACCACGACAGTGCTGATGGTCGCCGCGCGCGACCTGCTGATGATGCCCGCCACGCTGCCGCCGCTGCGCGGCCCGCGGCTGCGTCAGGCGTTGCCGAATATCGTCGAGGATCAACTGATCCAGGACCCGCAGACCTGTCACATCGCCGTCGATCCGAAACCGCTCGCGGGCGGCCGGCAGTTGCTGGCGATCATCGACCGCGGCTGGTTCCGGTTTGTCTGCGAATCGTTCGCCAACGCCGGTCACCGCAGCTTGCGCGCGGTGCCGGTCACACGCTGCCTGCCGCAGGCCGCCGCGCTCGATCTCAACGCGCCCGCCGAAGTCGCGGAAATGGTGAATGCCGGTGAGCCCGCCATGGCGGGTTCCGCCAGCGTGGCGACTTCGCTGCCGGGCGTCGCGCCGGTGGTGGCGCCCGGCGTGGCGTCCGTGGTGCCGATGGTGGCTGCCGTGCTCGGCGCCGTGGTGCAGACCGCGCCCGCCCTGCTGCTCGAAGGCGCGGTGGAAAGCGCCGCGAGCAACAGTGTGCCGCGTGTCGAACTGGCGATCGCGCGGGGCGTGCAAGGTGAAGGGCTGGCCGTGCCGGCCAACGCCGTGAACGCGACACTCGGCGCGCTCGCCGGCGCGGCACCGGTCTCGTTGTACATGCTCACCGAATTGCCGGGCAATGAGCCGAGCCTCGCCACGAACAGCCCGGCGCGGCTGGCTGCGTATATCCACGGGGCGAGCCCGTTGCCGTTCGAGCAACTCGCACGGCGAGCGCTGGAGTGCCGCTTCGACCTGTGCCAGTTCGAGTTCGCTTCGCAGCCGTGGCGGCTCGACCGCGCAACGCTGCGGCGTTTGCGCCTGCCGGTGTTGCTCGCGGTCGGCGCGCTGGTGATCGCGATTGTCGGCGCGAACGTGCAGTGGCTGATGCTGGCGCGTCAACGCGACGCGATCAACACGCAAATGACCGAACTGCTGCTCACTACCTTCCCCAAAACGACTGTCGTGCTCGATGCGCCCGACCAGATGGCGCGTCAGTTGCAGCAGTTGCGTATCGCCGCGGGTGAGCTGTCGCCGGACGACTTCCTGGTGCTGGCCGACGGCCTCGCGCGTTCGCTGGCGCCGGTGCCGGTCAACGGCATTGCCGCGCTCGACTATCACGACCGCCGGCTCGACGTGACCTTCAAGCCGGAGGTCAAGCTCGATCCCGACTTTGCGAAGCGCCTCGGCCGTAACGGCCTGAGCGGCGCGATCGACAGCAATACCGGCAAGTGGACCATCAGGAACGGACAATGA
- the gspK gene encoding type II secretion system minor pseudopilin GspK: MTALSRAGSVRDDGFQMGHYRDCAGDPLSIGGVKRLSLPTFFAAAKKVGAAPHRGNANRPLRKQGKANNKNQTQPTQKGVAIISALLVVALSAILVSGMLWRQQVQIRRIENQRLLSQAQWVARGALDWTRLILRSEGDTSAGITYLGGLWGVPIAKTRLSDFLGQIGEVRAQQGADTYLSGSIEDAQAKFNLRNLVESPAPGVMQLDMNQIGAYQRLLVSLGLNSQLAKTTAIQVRASLAQSATRFQTVTSVNGTTATPQVQGGATGGSFTDKPGIEESNDSSANAPLQMTSVDSLLDIPGYTPEMVARLRPFVTVLPTVSAVNVNTASAEVIAAVIPGMSVSTAQAFVARRQTVFFRNAGDVQLALRGAGVQSVSIDPNELDVNSNYFLIHGRVQHERAEVDRTTLVYRDALTHTTRIVRVEDQL, translated from the coding sequence ATGACTGCCTTGTCACGGGCGGGGAGTGTGCGGGATGACGGATTCCAGATGGGCCACTACCGTGACTGTGCGGGGGACCCGCTTAGCATTGGCGGTGTGAAGCGGCTTTCTTTGCCTACTTTCTTTGCCGCGGCAAAGAAAGTAGGTGCCGCCCCGCACAGGGGCAACGCCAATAGACCACTAAGAAAGCAAGGAAAGGCCAACAACAAAAACCAAACCCAACCAACCCAGAAAGGCGTAGCAATCATCAGCGCCCTACTGGTAGTAGCCCTATCCGCCATATTGGTCTCCGGCATGCTCTGGCGCCAACAAGTCCAAATCCGCCGAATAGAAAACCAGCGCCTCCTATCCCAGGCCCAATGGGTAGCCCGCGGCGCGCTAGACTGGACGCGCCTGATCCTCCGCTCGGAGGGCGACACCTCAGCCGGCATCACGTACCTGGGCGGCCTATGGGGCGTCCCCATCGCCAAAACCCGGCTATCCGATTTCCTCGGCCAGATCGGCGAAGTGCGCGCGCAACAAGGCGCAGATACCTATTTATCGGGCTCAATCGAAGACGCCCAGGCGAAATTCAACCTCCGGAATCTGGTCGAGAGCCCCGCCCCCGGCGTCATGCAACTGGACATGAACCAGATCGGCGCCTATCAGCGCCTGCTCGTGTCGCTCGGCCTGAACAGCCAGTTGGCCAAAACCACGGCAATCCAGGTCCGCGCAAGCCTTGCGCAATCGGCCACCCGCTTTCAAACGGTCACGTCCGTGAACGGCACGACAGCGACCCCGCAGGTTCAAGGCGGCGCCACCGGCGGCAGCTTCACCGACAAACCCGGTATCGAAGAAAGCAACGACAGCTCGGCCAACGCGCCGCTGCAAATGACCAGCGTCGACTCGCTACTCGACATTCCAGGCTATACGCCCGAGATGGTCGCGCGCTTGCGCCCGTTCGTCACCGTGTTGCCGACCGTTTCGGCCGTCAACGTGAACACGGCCTCCGCCGAAGTGATCGCGGCGGTCATCCCCGGAATGAGCGTGTCGACGGCGCAAGCCTTCGTCGCGCGCCGGCAGACGGTGTTTTTCCGTAACGCCGGCGACGTACAGCTCGCGTTGCGCGGCGCCGGCGTGCAATCGGTTTCGATCGATCCGAACGAACTCGACGTCAACTCGAATTACTTCCTGATCCACGGCCGCGTGCAGCACGAACGCGCCGAGGTGGACCGCACGACACTCGTCTATCGCGACGCATTGACTCACACTACGCGTATCGTGCGAGTAGAAGACCAACTATGA